Genomic DNA from Paenibacillus sp. KS-LC4:
TCTTGATCGTCAACGCCAAGTGCTTTAAGCCCTCTCGTCCATGCTTCACGACGGTAAGTTGGTGCAAGCTGCTCCAGCTTTCTAAACTCTTCCTGCTCTCCCTCACGGAAGTTAGCCCATAGGCCTTCAAAAGGATTAATTCCGATCATTTTCGTGAAAGGGAACGTTTCATACGATTCATATAGGCTGCGAGCCTCCTTGCGGACAGCTTCCTCCAGCTCTATCGCATCTACGCCCGCTGCTTCCGCACCTGCTTGACAGGTCGCATCAAATGCTTCTTGCACACTACGGTCATCCCATAGCAGCGTGTCATCCAAATCAAATAATACCGCTAGCTTTGCCATTGTTCACAGACTCTCCTGCTCGATTTATTTTTGTTCGTACGTTATACCGTTTTCTTTGGCAAACTGCTCTAATTTCGCGCTAATTTCATCCGTTGGATACCGATGAAATACTCGTGAAAATGCCCATGTCGACCCTTTTTGCGGTTCAATCGACACATAGCCAGGCTGTACGCGAATCGTCTTGATCGCTTCTGCACCTAGACGCTTGTCACCGGTTAGCTTGCGAGTTTGAACATAGTTTTTTCCGATTGTAATATACGGGCGCCGCAAAAAAAACACAATTGCCAGAAATACGTAACAGCCAATCGTCACACCCAGCAAGGTGTCGAACTTAAATTGCGGGTCCATTTGTGCAAGAATAACGTACATGGCAATAAACAGCAGGAGCAAAATCGGCGCAATATAGCTGCGACCAACAAAACGATCTGACTGGGGTCCAGCAGGCTTGAAGCTCGGACCGCCTTGCTTTTTGCGGTTTTTGTTAATTTGATTCGTATTTCGGCGCACTTTGCGCTCCCATGTACGTGACAAAATCGTTCCTCCTCATATTGCCGCGGCACAAAATCAAGCTTCATCTATCTCGCTTGACAAGCGATGCAGACTAACACTGTTATCTATAGCTTTCGTTGCACTCTGTTAAAACGGGCGTTTGAATTTTGCAATAAAACGATTCGGATAGTCTTCGGCAAGCGCACTGACCTCGTCCAGACGATTCCACACCTCTTCTGGCATCGACCAACCGACAGCTCCCATATTATCCTCATATTGTGCAAGCGTACTGGCTCCAAAAATTGGGGACGTAATACCTTCCCTCTGCAACAGCCAATTTAATGAAACTTGAGCAGGTGTTTTATCAAGCTCCTTGGCAGCTGCTGCTACAGCATCCAAAACAGCAAAATTGTGCTCAGTTGCCCGATTTGCCCAAGCGCTTTCGCCTATTTTGCTAGTCAATCTGCCCTCTGTCGGCTCAGTGCGATCATACCTGCCTGTCAGAAAACCGCCACCAAGCGGAGCCCACGGTATAACACCTACGTTTTCTTCCAGACAAAGCGACATCATTTCGCGATCCATCTGACGGCTGACAAGGCTATACTGAGGCTGCAAGGAAACAAAGCGAACATAACGATTAGCATCGCTCCAAGCCAAGGATTTCATAAGCTGCCACGCAAAAAAGTTGGAACAGCCAATGTAACGCACCTTGCCTGCTGTGACAAGATCATCGAGCGTCCGCAGCGTCTCTTCAATCGGAGTAGCATGGTCCCATACATGAACCTGATACAAGTCAATATAGTCGGTTTGCAGTCGCTTAAGGCTCGCTTCAACGCCGTCCATAATATGCTTGCGGGATAAGCCTACTCCATTAATATCAGGCGAAGTTGTCATTCTAACTTTCGTCGCAACGACCATCTCCGAGCGCCGCCCTTTAATCGCTTTCCCAACAATCTCTTCAGAGCGTCCACTTACATAAACGTTAGCCGTATCTAAAAAATTACCGCCTCGCTCCACAAAACGATTGATCATTTCAAGCGAATCCTGCTCATTCGTTGTATTTCCAAACGTCATTGTTCCTAAACAAAGTTCAGAAACAGCCAGTCCACTACGTCCAAGCAATTGGTATTTCATAAATAAAGCCCGCCTCTCCCATTAAAATGATTAATGCTGTGGCTTCTCGTCTTCCGCTTCATTCTCTTCATCTTCTACAAACTTAATCGTATCAAGCTGCTGACGAAAATTACTTTTAAACTGCTCCATATATTTACTGCGCAGCTCAGCCCGTTCCGTCAGTTCTTCGGGCGTCAAACCGACTGTTTTATTTTTACGGGATAATTCATTAATTCTTGCAATAAGCTCTTCCATTCGTTGCTCACCTCACTTGCTGTACTTTTCCCAAACTCTTTCTACTTTGACATTACTAATGCGCTGTTGTCAAGGTGAAAAGGCTGTCGCCGTCCTGTGGCGGCGCAGCACGTTTCAGTCCGAGAAATATAGAGAAAGGATGAAAAAGTCATATCATTTCCTATATTTCAAGAAAACGAGCCTACAATTAAATACAGAATAGATCGTACAACGATAATACTATCATTGTTCCGATCTATTCTGTATTTAGATAGCCTATTGGCACTTCCTGAGCCCCAAAGTTCAACTATAGGATAGCTATAAAGCAGAATCCTTGCAATACACTTCTAAATCACAGTAGTTTGCTGCTAAACGCCACTAGGATGAAGGGATAACTAGCTTCTGCCCCGGCCATATATCCGGCGACGACAGTTGGTTCCGCTCCCGTATTTGAAAGACGGACCAGCGTATATCGTCAGAACTGTCCGAAAATTTACGGGCAATCCCCCATAATGTATCGCCTTGTGCAACTACTACCGTCTGCTCTCCAGCAGCTGCTGGTGCAACATGATTCACTGAAGCCTCTGTACGCATTAGTAAAAAACCAGAAAACAATACAATAAACAGGGCTAGACACACTGCCAGCTTCAAAGCATAGCTGCTAATTGCACCCATGTTGATTTGCGACTTCATCTTTACCACTTTAACAGGCGCTTTCTCTTTAAAAATAGATGAATAGGATTCTGGATAAATGATCATTGCGCTCACTCCCAAACGTTTGTTCTGTTTTGATATTAACACGAACATTTGTTTGTGGTCAACAGGCAATGCGAACTTTTGTTTTTAAGAACTTATGTTTGTACGAACGACGGTTCCATGTTATAATTTGAGAAATAAATACTCATACAAAAATCATGTCGCACTCACCTTAGAGTGCATGAACTGGAGTGATCGTGTTGTCTAAAGCTTCCAATCGCCAGCAGTCGATTCTGGAATTTATAAAGAACGAAGTTCGCGAGAAGGGTTATCCGCCTTCCGTACGTGAAATTGGAGAAGCAGTTGGACTTGCTTCAAGTTCAACCGTACATGGTCATCTGGATCGTCTAGAGAAGAAAGGACTTATCCGCCGTGATCCAACTAAGCCTCGTGCTATCGAAATTTTAGATCAGGAAGATGTTGACGGAATTATCCGTCCTGCCGTTACTCACGTGCCGATCGTCGGTAAAGTTACTGCAGGCGTGCCGATTACCGCTACCGAGAATATTGAGGAATATTTTCCAATCTCTTCTCATTATGTAGGCGATGATGATGTATTCATTCTTAATGTCATTGGCGAGAGCATGATTGAAGCAGGCATACATAACGGCGACTACGTTATTGTGCGCCAGCAGCAAACCGCTACTAACGGTGATATTGTGGTCGCTATGACTGAGCATGATGAAGCAACAGTCAAAACCTTTTACCGCGAGAAGGATCATATCCGTCTTCAACCTGAGAATGTAACAATGGAACCTATTCGCCTGAAAAATGTTACGATTTTAGGAAAAGTCATTGGCTTGTTCCGGGATTTCCACTAATCGTTGATTTTCTTACTCTTCATACATGAAGAAAGCTGCATCCTTGCCCATTAATAAAGTGGGTTGAATGCAGCTTTTTATTTTGTCAGTTGATTGTCTTGTTCTCTAAACCCCTTTTTAGACTGTTTCGGAATGCCGATACTTCGGATAGCTTGAACAACTAGCTATGTCCCACTACAACTAGAACAGCCCTGAAATTATCTTTTGCTTGTGCCACCGTCACTTTGTATCCTTGTGATTATAGAAGCTGTAAAAATACTTCTCAAACTGTCGCCTCGTCAACTTAATTATTTTTTGCACACTATCTAACTTGCTCCTAGAATAAGAGGCAATACAAATTCTTATACCAGATTGATTTCCTTTTATTCCTTATATGTTTCACCACGACTCAATCACTTTTTTAATCATTATTTTCCTTATATAAATAATATAATCGGGTTTAATATCTATTATTTGAAAAAGTCGATAAAAAAACGAAACAAAGCGCTACTGATGTAGATATCAGTAGCGCTTTGTTTCGACCCTTCCAACTTTTCAAAGTCAGTTATTGGACGTAATCTATTGTTGTATCAATCATTCTCTTGTAAAATTATGATCGAATTCAGCGGGGATATGTACAATCATGCTGTTTTCATCAATATTGTGAAGTGCATTTTCCCCGCTGTCTGAAAAACGATCATTTCTGTTTTAATATCTCTGTCTCTATAATGATATTCGTTTCCCTCTGCTTTACATTTTCAATATAACACAGAAGAAATCATCGTTATGTCGATTTTTGTCGAATGTCATTCACATTTCCATACTAGTATGGAAATTTATTGACATTACAAAAAAAGCACTGTATAATACCTTTTTTTGTATAAAGGACTGTTTCACTAACCTATAGGCATCAGTCCTTTGTAATTAAATGCTCCACCAAATGAAGTTTACGACCAATTACATTTGCAGTTACACCACCATCAAAAAAAGCCGTGTTCCCAAACCTTTCGACCTTCACATAATTGATGTGGTCGATATTAACAAGAATATTGCTATCCAGTGATTTAAATCCAAGAGGGATAAATATTTGCTTGCAGGCATCAAGCGTTAATATAACTGTAAAAATTCCTTTTACTGTATAGAAACGCGGAACGACATAGTTTTTCTTTGGCTTGAAGACATCAATCAGCATGACTTCGGATAAAATGAAAGTATCAAATTGTTCCCCATCAATAACATCTCCGTATACCCGCTGACCTAAAATCTCTGTTGACATGTCCATAGATCTCACGCTACTTCAATTCCTTCGGTACCGACTGGATCCCAAGGAAAATCTTTCTCTTTTTTCCTTCTGCTGATTTTTCTGCTTGTTTAAATAGAATTTCCGAGAATTTACGAGCAAGTTTCTGTTTCATTCCCCTTTTCACCTCCTATCTGTTGAACAATAACGAAGATCATATGTATAAAAAAAGCAAGCACAATTACATCTGATTTAAGATATATGTTTGATATTAAAAGCAGTAAAGAGATACCCTTCTCCCTCCGAAAAACAATTAATAACATTCCGCTTATTATGGTTAATGTTATTACTGTTACATCGTTCAAAACAATATGTGGGATTATTGAAAGTAGCAATGTAGAAACGGCGAAACATATGGTTAATGATGAAAAATGAAAACCTCCTATATCACGCCTAAAAACGCAAAAAGCAAGCATACCTATTATGGTCTCGATGAAGGCCTCGGTCATCCATCCTATAACTAAAGTCAGCACTACTATCGCCGTTGGATTTAACCAATATCCTAATTGATAGGCCATTACATCGACAGATACATTGCCCTGCGGATCAGCCTTTTTTATAGAAAGCGCTATTCGTCTGGATAAATATTCAATCATCTTCCCGATCCCTTCTACTCGATAAATAGTATAGTACGATTAAGACTAGCAACACCATTGGATATATAAACATGATTACATCGAAATAAAGAGTTATGTACAATGCAACAGTAATAGTGACAGCAATTCCAATTGAAGTAATAATAATTAACCTATTCGTTCCACTGAAAAACTTCTCTCTTATGTCAAAATCATGCGGTGGAATTACAATGAACGCAAAACCAAAGTTAAAGAGCTTAAAAACGGCACCTATAATCAATGCAACCGAGTTAGTTATAACTTGTATAAATTCGATTCCCGGGACACCTGACTCAGCTGCAACGGTTTCATTAACGCCGAACAGCGTTGCAACATAGTAAACAGGTAACTGCAAAGCGACAAAGACACCAAAACCTGTCGAGACCATTAT
This window encodes:
- a CDS encoding aldo/keto reductase; the encoded protein is MKYQLLGRSGLAVSELCLGTMTFGNTTNEQDSLEMINRFVERGGNFLDTANVYVSGRSEEIVGKAIKGRRSEMVVATKVRMTTSPDINGVGLSRKHIMDGVEASLKRLQTDYIDLYQVHVWDHATPIEETLRTLDDLVTAGKVRYIGCSNFFAWQLMKSLAWSDANRYVRFVSLQPQYSLVSRQMDREMMSLCLEENVGVIPWAPLGGGFLTGRYDRTEPTEGRLTSKIGESAWANRATEHNFAVLDAVAAAAKELDKTPAQVSLNWLLQREGITSPIFGASTLAQYEDNMGAVGWSMPEEVWNRLDEVSALAEDYPNRFIAKFKRPF
- a CDS encoding DUF896 domain-containing protein; protein product: MEELIARINELSRKNKTVGLTPEELTERAELRSKYMEQFKSNFRQQLDTIKFVEDEENEAEDEKPQH
- the lexA gene encoding transcriptional repressor LexA, with product MSKASNRQQSILEFIKNEVREKGYPPSVREIGEAVGLASSSTVHGHLDRLEKKGLIRRDPTKPRAIEILDQEDVDGIIRPAVTHVPIVGKVTAGVPITATENIEEYFPISSHYVGDDDVFILNVIGESMIEAGIHNGDYVIVRQQQTATNGDIVVAMTEHDEATVKTFYREKDHIRLQPENVTMEPIRLKNVTILGKVIGLFRDFH
- a CDS encoding dipeptidyl aminopeptidase encodes the protein MSTEILGQRVYGDVIDGEQFDTFILSEVMLIDVFKPKKNYVVPRFYTVKGIFTVILTLDACKQIFIPLGFKSLDSNILVNIDHINYVKVERFGNTAFFDGGVTANVIGRKLHLVEHLITKD
- a CDS encoding accessory gene regulator B family protein, with the translated sequence MIEYLSRRIALSIKKADPQGNVSVDVMAYQLGYWLNPTAIVVLTLVIGWMTEAFIETIIGMLAFCVFRRDIGGFHFSSLTICFAVSTLLLSIIPHIVLNDVTVITLTIISGMLLIVFRREKGISLLLLISNIYLKSDVIVLAFFIHMIFVIVQQIGGEKGNETETCS
- a CDS encoding LysM peptidoglycan-binding domain-containing protein — its product is MIIYPESYSSIFKEKAPVKVVKMKSQINMGAISSYALKLAVCLALFIVLFSGFLLMRTEASVNHVAPAAAGEQTVVVAQGDTLWGIARKFSDSSDDIRWSVFQIRERNQLSSPDIWPGQKLVIPSS